In a genomic window of Stegostoma tigrinum isolate sSteTig4 chromosome 45, sSteTig4.hap1, whole genome shotgun sequence:
- the LOC125448727 gene encoding cytochrome b5 domain-containing protein 1 isoform X2, translating into MLKENDRSAQIAAFSCLKPSLMHRAVPALQNYSRKAAVKEKLQRRRRIKNPAVFLVKKNPAFPLPPGRCSSEDRKLYPEPLPVTITMATEEAAVAGGAKHPTTMLHSRYYSSREVAVHNTMNDLWVSYLGKVYDLTPLAEQFKGDILLKPILEAAGHDISHWFDEKRKDIRIKIDQLANCQKYHTPRGRFAHIPPLMPMSDWSNAFGTPWWKDPKYEVGYLTEKTRDIRIINTLTGQEQVIE; encoded by the exons ATGTTAAAAGAAAACGATAGAAGTGCACAGATTGCCGCTTTCTCCTGCCTCAAACCGAGCCTCATGCACCGCGCAGTCCCCGCGCTGCAAAATTACTCACGAaaagcagctgtgaaggaaaagcTGCAGCGGCGGCGTCGCATTAAAAATCCAGCGGTTTTTTTGGTGAAAAAAAACCCAGCTTTTCCGCTTCCCCCTGGGAGATGTAGTTCCGAGGACCGGAAGTTGTACCCCGAGCCACTTCCTGTTACTATCACCATGGCGACGGAGGAGGCAGCAGTAGCAGGAGGAGCGAAGCACCCCACGACCATGCTGCACTCCCGCTACTACAGCAGTCGGGAAGTGGCTGTCCATAACACCATGAATGATTTGTGGGTCTCCTATTTGGGAAAAGTCTATGACCTGACCCCTTTAGCCGAACAGTTTAAAG GTGACATTCTACTGAAACCCATTTTAGAAGCAGCTGGACATGATATCAGCCACTGGTTTGATGAGAAGCGTAAAGAT ATTCGCATCAAGATTGACCAGCTCGCCAATTGCCAGAAGTACCATACTCCTCGTGGACGCTTTGCTCACATTCCACCCCTCATGCCAATGAGTGATTGGTCTAATGCCTTTGGGACGCCATGGTGGAAGGATCCAAAGTATGAGGTTGGATATTTAACTGAAAAAACAAGAGATATCCGTATTATCAACACGCTAACAGGTCAAGAACAGGTGATTGAG TAG
- the naa38 gene encoding N-alpha-acetyltransferase 38, NatC auxiliary subunit — protein sequence MADSNVASNSRRMLESLLNKSMRIQMTDGRTLIGLFLCTDRDCNVILGSAQEYLKPTDSLAHGEPRVLGLAMIPGHHIVSIEVEMDSVSSPQYM from the exons ATGGCAGACAGCAACGTGGCCTCAAACTCCAGACGGATGTTAGAGAGCTTACTGAACAAAAGCATGAGGATCCAAATGACTGATGGCAGGACATTGATTGGTCTCTTCCTGTGCACCGACCGGGACTGCAACGTCATTTTGGGCTCAGCCCAGGAGTACCTGAAACCGACAG ATTCCTTGGCACATGGTGAGCCACGAGTACTGGGTCTGGCCATGATCCCTGGGCACCACATCGTTTCCATCGAGGTTGAAATGGACAGCGTGTCAAGCCCACAATATATGTGA
- the LOC125448727 gene encoding cytochrome b5 domain-containing protein 1 isoform X1, with the protein MLKENDRSAQIAAFSCLKPSLMHRAVPALQNYSRKAAVKEKLQRRRRIKNPAVFLVKKNPAFPLPPGRCSSEDRKLYPEPLPVTITMATEEAAVAGGAKHPTTMLHSRYYSSREVAVHNTMNDLWVSYLGKVYDLTPLAEQFKGDILLKPILEAAGHDISHWFDEKRKDIRIKIDQLANCQKYHTPRGRFAHIPPLMPMSDWSNAFGTPWWKDPKYEVGYLTEKTRDIRIINTLTGQEQVIEVCSEETVNDILERYLEYNAHAASYTWKYDGVPLKMDKTLEENGIVDEDEIFYDLQMEPDDYRQSILLYFNDDLTVL; encoded by the exons ATGTTAAAAGAAAACGATAGAAGTGCACAGATTGCCGCTTTCTCCTGCCTCAAACCGAGCCTCATGCACCGCGCAGTCCCCGCGCTGCAAAATTACTCACGAaaagcagctgtgaaggaaaagcTGCAGCGGCGGCGTCGCATTAAAAATCCAGCGGTTTTTTTGGTGAAAAAAAACCCAGCTTTTCCGCTTCCCCCTGGGAGATGTAGTTCCGAGGACCGGAAGTTGTACCCCGAGCCACTTCCTGTTACTATCACCATGGCGACGGAGGAGGCAGCAGTAGCAGGAGGAGCGAAGCACCCCACGACCATGCTGCACTCCCGCTACTACAGCAGTCGGGAAGTGGCTGTCCATAACACCATGAATGATTTGTGGGTCTCCTATTTGGGAAAAGTCTATGACCTGACCCCTTTAGCCGAACAGTTTAAAG GTGACATTCTACTGAAACCCATTTTAGAAGCAGCTGGACATGATATCAGCCACTGGTTTGATGAGAAGCGTAAAGAT ATTCGCATCAAGATTGACCAGCTCGCCAATTGCCAGAAGTACCATACTCCTCGTGGACGCTTTGCTCACATTCCACCCCTCATGCCAATGAGTGATTGGTCTAATGCCTTTGGGACGCCATGGTGGAAGGATCCAAAGTATGAGGTTGGATATTTAACTGAAAAAACAAGAGATATCCGTATTATCAACACGCTAACAGGTCAAGAACAGGTGATTGAG GTGTGCAGTGAGGAGACAGTGAATGACATTCTTGAGAGGTACCTGGAGTATAATGCACATGCAGCCAGCTACACATGGAAATACGATGGGGTACCTCTGAAGATGGACAAGACGCTAGAGGAGAATGGGATTGTGGATGAGGATGAAATATTCTATGATCTGCAGATGGAGCCGGATGACTATCGCCAGTCCATTTTGCTCTACTTCAATGATGACCTAACAGTGCTGTAG